The Shewanella pealeana ATCC 700345 genome contains the following window.
CCGTAGTGACATTAGCTCAACGTTTTAATGGCGCAATGAATGGTGTGTTAGCCGCAGACTTGAGTATTGGGTATATTACCGAGCAAATTAATAACCTGCAGATCGATAATGCGGGGTTTGCTTTCTTGCTAGATGAACACAACAAGGTCCTCGCCTATCACGACACTAATTACGCTCAAAAGGATGCCAATCGTCTAGCTCAGTCATTAACCGCCCCCAATATTGAGTCATTACGAGATCAAGGCGAAATCACCACGATTAAATGGCAAGACGGCAGTGAAAAGTTACTGCGATTAACCAAACTGAAGGGCACCAACTGGACCTTAGGCCTAGTTGAGGACAGAGATTTAGCTTATCAAGCCATCGAAGAGCAAGTCATCAACAAGCTAATTGTTGTTGTCATACTTGCATTTATCATCTTGATTATCGCTTCTGTCATCGTTAACCACATGTTTAAACCTTTGCAGCAGCTATCTAATGCGATTGAAGCTCTATCTAAAGGCGATGGCGATCTAACTCAACGTTTTGCAGCAAGAAAGCAAGACGAAATAGGTCAACTAGAGAGCCACATGAACCGCTTCCTAGAGAGTCTACAGCTAATGGTTAGAGCAATTTCTAGCGATACTGAGCTGCTAATCAAGCAGATCAACGAATCCTCAGACATTGCAGCAAAAGCCAGTGAAGGCGTTAACGGCCAACATCAAGACGTAGATCAAATCGCAACGGCAATCCACGAAATGTCAGCCACAGCAAGCGAGGTCGCTAATCATGCAGAGATGACAGCCAGCGCCGCTCAAGTATCAACTCAAGCCTGCGTAGAAGGTAACGAGGTGATAGTGAAAAGCAGCGACTCGATTGAGCAGCTTTCACAGCAACTTGGTGATGCATCGAAAGTGGTTTCGGCACTTGAAGAAAATGCCACAGAGATCAATCAAATCCTCTCAACCATTCAAGCGATTGCCGAGCAAACCAACTTGCTTGCTCTTAACGCCGCCATTGAAGCTGCACGCGCCGGTGAACAAGGTCGCGGTTTTGCTGTTGTTGCCGACGAGGTACGTGTACTGAGCCATCGTACTCAAGACTCTACCGAAGAGATTCGCTCCATGATCGCCACCCTGCAGCAAAACAGCCAGCATGCTGTGTCGTCGATGGCATCGAGTACGAATATTGCCAAGTCTAGCGTCGAATTTGCCAATCAAGCAAAGCACAGCCTAGAGCGGATCACCGACTCAATCACCGAGATCTCTGACATGGCAACCCAAATTGCAAGTGCAGCCGAAGAACAACGTGCAGTATCAGAAGATATTAGCCGCAACACCCAGGCGATCAGTGATACTTCCAATGAACTATCGCACCAAACGCAAGAGGTCAGTGACAACGCGCAGCTGATGCTGCAAACCTCAGGTGAGTTAAGCGAACGGGTCTCACGCTTTAAGATCTAAATCTACAGACCCTTGCCTCCTAATTAAGCCCTGTCATTCACAGGGCTTTTGTTTACCTCGCCCCGGTGTCAGCCCTCAGTGAACCAATATCTAGTCGACAAAAGGAATCTATTCCCCTGATGCTTGTTAAAACATCATCAATTATTTTATTGTGAGTTATTAATAGTTTGAGACTGAACTCTCACTGATGAGATGATTCAAATGCTCAATTAATTATCATCGATTATAATCCGCCCACTCTCAACAAGACCTAGCAGGTACTGACAAGCTTTAGCCGCTCTTGATTAAATGACTCGTCGGTCAATATTATAAACATATGAACCTTACAATTAAGCAAAAGATACAGCTCGCTGTCTTGCTGGTTATCGTGACGATAACAGCAGTTCTAGCCCTAATCTCAACTAAGCAACTAAACCAACATACCGAACACGCTATCGCGACTCGCTTTGCACTTCAAGGTGAAGCAGTCAGTAACAATATTTTTAGCTGGTTAGCAGACAAAAAGCGCATTATCAGCGCCAATGAAGCTCCACTTCAAAATGGCTTAGATAATGCCAAGGAACTCGAACTCAGCATCCGGGCTGGCGGCTTTATCAACCTGTATATGGGCTTAGATAATGGCAAAGTGATCTCTGGTGACAAGAGCGTTGAGATCCCTGCAGATTTTGACGGTAGAACCCGGCCTTGGTACCGAGATGCATTCAATAGTCATGAGATCATCACCACCTTGCCTTATGTGGATATCTCTGGCGATACCGTAGTGACCTTAGCTAAGCGTTTTAACGGGCAGTTTTCTGGTGTATTAGCGGCAGATTTGAGCATTAGCTATATCACGCAGCAGATCGACAACCTAAATATTGCCAACTCAGGTTTTGCTTTCCTACTCGATGAAAACAATAACATCCTAGCCTTTAGAGATAGAAGCTATGCTCAGCAAGACGCCAAGCGTTTATCACAACAACTGACTCAGTCAAATATTCAAACCCTGCGTAATAGCGGCGAAATTAGCACCATAGAGTGGCAAGATGGTCAGGATAAGCTAATCAGTTTAACGCAGCTTAAGGGGACAAACTGGACCTTAGGCTTAGTCGAAGACAAGAATCTTGCCTATCAGGCGATAGAACAGC
Protein-coding sequences here:
- a CDS encoding methyl-accepting chemotaxis protein → MNLTIKHKIQLAVLMTILAISATLATLSTRQLTHDTEMAISTRFKLQAESVTNNIFSWLEDKKRIVKANESRIKRGLDSDRELWLSINSGGFIDVYAGFDTGDIISGDKAQPWPEDYDPLTRPWYKLAYNSSEMIITPPYVDITGAAVVTLAQRFNGAMNGVLAADLSIGYITEQINNLQIDNAGFAFLLDEHNKVLAYHDTNYAQKDANRLAQSLTAPNIESLRDQGEITTIKWQDGSEKLLRLTKLKGTNWTLGLVEDRDLAYQAIEEQVINKLIVVVILAFIILIIASVIVNHMFKPLQQLSNAIEALSKGDGDLTQRFAARKQDEIGQLESHMNRFLESLQLMVRAISSDTELLIKQINESSDIAAKASEGVNGQHQDVDQIATAIHEMSATASEVANHAEMTASAAQVSTQACVEGNEVIVKSSDSIEQLSQQLGDASKVVSALEENATEINQILSTIQAIAEQTNLLALNAAIEAARAGEQGRGFAVVADEVRVLSHRTQDSTEEIRSMIATLQQNSQHAVSSMASSTNIAKSSVEFANQAKHSLERITDSITEISDMATQIASAAEEQRAVSEDISRNTQAISDTSNELSHQTQEVSDNAQLMLQTSGELSERVSRFKI